A window from Lytechinus pictus isolate F3 Inbred chromosome 9, Lp3.0, whole genome shotgun sequence encodes these proteins:
- the LOC129268849 gene encoding COMM domain-containing protein 9-like, which translates to MAVVHQNIEFQHLNFLLKASGKEVVQRACEHAFLYHNVISFPIEVIAKMADGLGINVRDAEKLLETLRKVIKHALYIGCIDAASVHAVFPANFHKNLKELLSRIIGDKLDKWRQISIENKVSQPKLVDFDWRVDIKTSSDTLARMSVPTCILQLQIEETASNSHLMPGLSTQNVELSKETLDTMLDGLGKIRDQLNSVASRK; encoded by the exons ATGGCGGTAGTGCATCAAAATATCGAGTTCCAGCACTTGAATTTCCTTCTCAAG GCAAGTGGGAAAGAGGTTGTTCAGCGTGCGTGTGAACATGCCTTTCTCTATCATAATGTCATCTCCTTTCCGATAGAGGTCATAGCTAAGATGGCTGATGGATTGGGAATCAATGTGAGAGATGCCGAAAAG CTTCTAGAGACACTAAGGAAAGTGATCAAACATGCTCTCTACATTGGATGCATTGATGCTGCTTCTGTCCATGCTGTTTTTCCTG ctaattttcacaagaacCTGAAGGAACTTTTATCTAGAATAATTGGTGACAAATT agacaAATGGAGACAGATATCAATAGAAAACAAAG ttTCCCAACCAAAGCTGGTAGACTTTGATTGGAGGGTGGACATCAAAACCTCGTCGGATACCTTAGCCAGAATGTCAGTACCAACATGTATCCTACAGTTACAG ATCGAGGAGACTGCATCCAACTCCCATCTCATGCCAGGCCTGTCAACCCAGAATGTAGAGCTGAGCAAAGAGACGTTAGATACCATGCTGGATGGGTTAGGCAAAATACGGGACCAACTCAACTCTGTAGCATCCAGAAAGTGA